A genome region from Salvia splendens isolate huo1 chromosome 19, SspV2, whole genome shotgun sequence includes the following:
- the LOC121780321 gene encoding pentatricopeptide repeat-containing protein At2g17670-like: protein MGRIPQAFKRVAAQSPVSTLLKAKTSSALQEDKAPPHSQRKKIFSQKNPVAKNDSAAKSTLPSLFFESANLSDAKSLFNSFISSTTDAPSEPSFYNSILQSFSSVSSLQDSIFFLNHMVKQHPPFCPNRFTYHTLLKQACSSADEPSLSAVHNVLNLMTNSGFPPNQVSTDVAARALCECGREEDAVELVKELSTKNSLPDTYTYNFMVRHLVKKRSLSSANSFITDMKEFGINPDLVTYTIMIDNVCNTKNLREAMRLLRVLSEEGFKPDCYVYNTIMKGYAHLSQGGDVLGVYNRMLDEEVVPDHITYNTLIFGLSKSGRVKDAKKFLLVMTEKGHTPDAITYTSLMNGMCREGDALGALAWLGEMERKGCSPNSCTYNTLLLGLCKGRQLNEGMKVYEMMKKCDMKLETGSYGTLLRALCRQGRVGEAYEVFDYAVESKSIPDVAAYSTLESTLKWLKKAREQGLAV, encoded by the coding sequence ATGGGGAGGATTCCACAGGCTTTCAAGAGGGTAGCCGCTCAATCGCCGGTTTCCACTCTCCTCAAGGCTAAAACCTCTTCCGCTTTGCAAGAAGACAAAGCTCCTCCTCATTCGCAGCGGAAGAAGATTTTTTCCCAGAAAAATCCCGTCGCCAAAAATGATTCAGCTGCAAAATCAACACTTCCGTCGCTCTTCTTTGAGTCTGCAAATCTCTCCGACGCCAAATCCCTTTTCAATTCGTTCATTTCCTCCACCACCGACGCCCCTTCCGAGCCCAGCTTCTACAATTCAATCCTACAATCATTCTCCTCCGTTTCATCGCTCCAAGATTCGATCTTTTTCCTCAACCACATGGTGAAGCAGCACCCCCCTTTCTGCCCCAACCGTTTCACCTATCACACACTTCTCAAGCAGGCTTGTTCCTCCGCGGATGAGCCGTCTCTCTCCGCTGTACACAATGTGCTCAACCTCATGACCAACAGCGGCTTCCCGCCCAATCAGGTCTCCACAGATGTTGCCGCGAGGGCCCTCTGCGAATGCGGACGAGAAGAGGACGCTGTCGAGCTCGTTAAGGAGCTCTCGACTAAGAATTCGCTGCCCGACACGTACACTTACAATTTCATGGTGAGACATTTGGTGAAGAAGAGGTCTTTGAGTTCTGCGAATTCGTTTATAACTGATATGAAAGAGTTCGGTATAAATCCGGACCTTGTTACGTATACTATAATGATTGATAATGTGTGCAACACCAAGAATTTGAGGGAGGCGATGAGGTTGTTGAGAGTGTTGAGTGAGGAAGGGTTCAAGCCTGATTGCTATGTGTACAATACGATTATGAAGGGCTATGCTCATTTGAGTCAAGGTGGTGATGTGTTGGGAGTGTATAATAGAATGTTGGACGAGGAGGTTGTGCCGGATCATATTACTTATAACACTTTGATATTTGGATTGTCGAAATCGGGTAGGGTTAAGGATGCTAAGAAGTTCTTGCTAGTGATGACTGAGAAAGGCCATACCCCGGATGCCATTACTTATACTTCGTTGATGAATGGAATGTGCAGAGAAGGAGATGCTTTGGGGGCATTAGCGTGGTTGGGGGAGATGGAACGGAAGGGGTGTAGTCCAAATTCATGTACGTATAACACTTTGCTTCTTGGATTGTGTAAGGGGCGGCAGCTGAATGAAGGAATGAAGGTGTATGAAATGATGAAGAAATGCGATATGAAGCTGGAAACTGGGTCATACGGGACACTCTTAAGAGCATTATGCAGGCAGGGTAGAGTTGGCGAAGCTTATGAGGTTTTTGACTATGCCGTTGAGAGCAAAAGCATACCAGATGTTGCGGCTTATTCGACGTTGGAAAGTACTCTTAAGTGGTTGAAGAAAGCCAGAGAGCAAGGCCTTGCTGTTTGA